From the Solanum lycopersicum chromosome 10, SLM_r2.1 genome, one window contains:
- the LOC101247075 gene encoding uncharacterized protein, which produces MAYYYTCNFPDIYSWINNLPPTSKWKTDSISICISPSCSSQPSLKLSIAKNYHFSIVADYNLPISLWTSKQLRVKYSTTKLLDDESVFSFLINIVRDVLNYGPNKNYNSLFLKIPRMDFNNSDFKEIFNFSFLTLAFIICIYEAPADLRSTCIIALKNQFSCSQSRQASKLLVRILGSNTEEQWMRSVNLAITNWILEINSSSNHHDHAMRTPCPLFSYSFSTQGLWKVQLYCPVIAMEVETSTYSSLSDESLRFSLNFHQLEGVIQLNHRVIVREKWIEVMVNTDNIRCDVVRLVNESLMAERGAGVSEKHFPSRISLQLTPTLQSNVLSISVNKSSDNPLREIGIEKTVEAGFDPPNTYMGLKVSAGETVVTTMKPWKFEQSVNGDGANLNWFLHDSGNGREVFSSKPSVFSLIQPKAWFKNRYSSVNRPFTKQGGVIFAGDEYGESVCWKVDKRAIGKTMEWELKGRLWLTYWPNKHITPYAETRRLEFREVLHLKLA; this is translated from the exons ATGgcttattattatacttgcaaTTTTCCTGATATATACTCTTGGATAAACAACTTACCACCAACTTCTAAATGGAAAACAGACTCTATTTCAATTTGCATTTCTCCTTCATGTTCATCTCAACCTTCCCTCAAACTCTCCATAGCTAAAAATTACCATTTTTCCATCGTCGCGGATTATAATCTTCCTATTTCCCTATGGACCTCAAAACAGTTAAGAGTTAAATATAGTACAACAAAATTATTAGACGATGAATCAGTATTCAGTTTCTTGATTAATATCGTCCGCGATGTACTTAACTATGGTCcgaataaaaattataactcgTTGTTCCTCAAGATTCCACGAATGGATTTTAACAACTCCGATTTTAAGGAAATTTTCAATTTCTCATTTCTTACTTTGGCTTTCATAATTTGTATCTATGAAGCCCCTGCTGATCTTAGGTCAACATGTATTATTGCCCTGAAGAATCAATTTTCGTGTTCTCAATCTAGACAAGCATCAAAATTGCTCGTGAGGATTTTGGGATCGAATACTGAAGAGCAATGGATGCGTTCAGTAAATCTAGCGATAACTAATTGGATCTTGGAAATAAATTCCTCTTCTAATCATCATGATCATGCGATGAGAACGCCATGTCCACTGTTTTCATACTCATTTTCGACACAAGGGCTATGGAAAGTTCAGCTATATTGCCCTGTTATTGCAATGGAAGTCGAAACGTCTACTTATAGTAGTTTATCTGATGAAAGTTTGAGGTTTTCCCTCAACTTTCATCAGCTTGAAGGAGTGATCCAATTAAATCATAGAGTTATCGTTCGAGAAAAGTGGATTGAAGTAATGGTGAACACCGATAACATTAG GTGTGATGTTGTTAGGCTAGTGAATGAATCACTAATGGCAGAGAGAGGTGCAGGGGTATCAGAGAAGCATTTCCCTTCAAGAATATCATTGCAACTAACTCCAACACTTCAATCCAATGTGTTGAGCATATCAGTAAACAAGTCCTCTGACAATCCCTTAAGAGAAATTGGCATCGAAAAGACCGTTGAAGCGGGATTCGATCCACCAAACACTTACATGGGCTTAAAAGTCTCCGCGGGAGAGACAGTTGTTACGACCATGAAGCCGTGGAAATTTGAGCAATCTGTTAATGGAGATGGTGCAAATTTGAATTGGTTTCTTCATGATAGTGGAAATGGAAGAGAGGTATTTTCGTCAAAGCCTTCTGTTTTTTCATTAATTCAGCCAAAAGCTTGGTTCAAGAACAGATATTCAAGTGTTAATAGGCCTTTTACTAAGCAAGGAGGGGTAATTTTTGCTGGAGATGAATATGGAGAAAGTGTGTGTTGGAAAGTGGATAAAAGGGCTATAGGAAAAACAATGGAATGGGAATTGAAAGGGAGACTTTGGTTAACATATTGGCCAAATAAACATATAACTCCTTATGCTGAGACTAGAAGATTGGAATTTAGAGAAGTGCTTCATCTCAAACTTGCATAG